AGAGCTGTCCATACAGGCGGGTGCCCGTGGGCAGGTCCCCATAGCTTTCAACGGTGAGGCTGACAATGGGGCCATCGCGGACGATGAGCTCTTCCGAGTTGTTGCCCGGTTGATTGATGTCCGTGAGGATGCTGGCGCTGCCGGTCTCATTCATGGAGAGCTTGCGCATGGCCTCCAACGCCCCTTCGGGGCAGCGGGTCGGGTCGGGTCGGATCTGCGCTCCCGCGCAGGCGGTGAAGGCCACGGCGCCGGCGGCCAGGGTGCACCGCTTGAGCTTCCCGAGCGCCCCCGCGCGCACCGGGGAGGAGTTGACGGCCGCCTGCCGCGGCGCACGAAGGGTCATGTCTTCTTTCTCCTGCTGGAACAGGGCGGGTGGAAGAGCCTCCCCCGCCAGAGGCGCACGAGCTTGGTACGGCCCGGGGGACGGCGCCATTTGCTGGACGCCCGGCACCGGGGCCACGACGCCCGGGACATGCTCCAGACGCCAGGAAGCGAGCCCCGCGAGGAGCAACCCCGCCAGCAGCACGGGAACCACGGCCCACCTCAGCGGATGCGAACGCCAACCGCCCCCACGCGCGGCACGGAACGCCCGGGCTTCGACCTCCGCCACCTTCGCCGGGTCGCGTTGGCGCAGCTCCCGCACCTCACGCAGCCGGTGGACCTCTTCCACGTGCCTCGCCCGCGCCTCCCGCAGGGCGACCTCCTGCCCCGGCATCACGGGGCCCTTCGCCTCCGCCGCCTCCAGCGTCGTGCGCGAACCACTGGACGTCCTCTCGCGCCAGCCGAACAAGGGGGCCTCCCACGCCGCGTCAGCGACCGCCAGCGCTCGGCGCACCTCCCGGGCCACGGAGGCCGTGCCCTCGGGACGCTGTTCGGGCGCGAAGGCCAGCAGCCGCAGGATGATGGACTCCAGCAGCGTCGGCACACGCGGGTTGAGGTCCTTCAAGGATCCCAGGCCCTGGGACACCAGGGGCTCGATGGGCACGAGCCACGGCAGCGCGGGATACTGGTCCACCAGCAGGCGGTAGAAGGTGACTCCGACCGCGTACATCTCATCCGCCACCGAGTAGGTGTAGGGCTCCAGGGCCCCGGGCCGGCGCTCCGCCGACGCCCGCCACCGGAGGAGCTGGGGGCTGTAGTAGCGCGGACTGCCCGGCGGAAGCCTGGCGGTCTGGGTGAGGGTGGGCGCCCCCGCGTACCAACCCGCGCCCCAGTCCAACAGCTTCACCTTGCCGTCGAGGGTGACCTGGACGTTGTCGCCCTTGAAGTCCCGGTGCATGGCGCCCCGCGCGTGCGCGGCCGCCAGCGCCTCCAGCACCTGCGCCAGCAACAGCGCCACCTGACGCGCCGTGGGGTTGCGAGCCAGGGCCCACTCGTAGAGCGACTCACCCTCCACGTACTCCATCACCAGATAGGGGTGCTCCACCGGCCCCAGCCGCCAGATGCCGTGCGTGATCAGACGCACCACGGCCCGGTGTCGTACGCGGGCCAGCAGCGCCGCCTCCCGCGCGAACCACCGCTCCCCGGGACGCCGCGACAACTTCAACGCATACAGCCGCCCGCGCGCGCGTCCCGCCCTGCGCACCGAATAAGTGGTGCCATAGCCTCCTGCCCCCAGGCGCCCCACCACCTCCCAGCGCTCCACCCGGGTGCCCGGCGGCAACCACTCCGCGGACAAGAGGACGTGCCCTGCCCCCAGCCCGAAGCGACCGGCTTCCAGCGAATCACGGCTCACAGGGACAATCCCTCCCACCGCACGGCGCGGTCGCCCTCCTGGTTCCAGGCCTCCATCAGGTAACGGGCGCCCGGCGCCAAGCCCTTCGGCATGTGCCACTCCACCACGACCTTTCCGCGCATTCCTGGCGTCAGGCGGGCTTCCAGCATCCGCACGGGTGCCTCCAGGACGACGCGGCCTGGCTTCCCGTCCGCCTCCAAAAGGGTCAGCCGCGCCACGCCCGGCACCCAGGGGGCTGCCTCCAGGGCATTGCCCAGGGTGAACGCCAGCACCCGGGTCGTGAGGTGGCGGTAGAGCACGGTGCTCCCCATGACCTCCAGCCCTGGTCCGTTGAGGGCCTTGGTCGGCCGTTCGAACGACACCGCCTCTGGCCCCAACGCACCGATGAGCACCGCGCCCCCCAGGCCGGTCTGGGCGCACTGTGCCCGCAGGAGCGCGAAGCCCGCCTCCGTGGCGGCGCACTGGCCCCGGAGCAGGGCCAGCTCCTCGCCCAGGGCTTCAGGGGACAGGGCGTGGCGGGAGACCTCCACCAGGGTGTCCACCTCCTTCGGATCCGTGACGAGCAGGAACGTCACCTGCCGGGGCGCGTCCTCGCCCGCGAAGCGCGCCGTGACGAGCGGCCGGGCGGAGTCGGGCATGGCCACGGACGGGCGCAGCACCATCACGCCCGGGTACACCTTCACCTGGGCGAACAGGGGCGCCAGCGCCTTCGTGTCCACGGAGGACGGCAGGATGTCATCGTTGAACACGACGGTGGTGACCACGCCGGGAGCGACGCGCAGCAGGTGGAGCGTCGTGGCCTCGTCGGCCCGGACCACGAGCCGGCGCTCCTGATGGACGCGCCGGTCCGGAGCCCCCGCCCGCGCCGGAGCCGCCGCGACCAGCGCCATCACCAGCATTGGCAAGACAACCGCACGGGATGCGAACACGCAGGCAACCTCCAGCGTCACACCCTACCAGAAGGGAGTGACGTGGCGGGGTGCCATGGAGGGCCGTGCCACGAAGCGCTTCAGGGGATGATTTCTGGAGACGCGGTGAAAAGCGCGTGGAACAGCGTCGTCTCCGGAGGCGCCTTCCACTCCACGAACAACGGCACTGGCCGGTGCGCGCTCTCCCAGGGCAACAGCCGGGCCCCGAACTCCGCTTCGATGGCGCTGCCAATCACTTGAGCAGGCGTCAGGAGGGACTCGGGGCAATGCTCGAATCGCACCTCCGCGCTGCGCATCCCCCCGCGCTCCCGCTTCTTCCGCACGGCATAGACGACATAGACAGGCGCCAGGATGCTGACGCACCCAACAGCAATCCACCGTGCCAGGGGTGCCGTCCCATCTTCGGGCGGGTAGGCAATACAGCGGAAACACGGCACGGTCGTCGGGGCCGTTCCATCACCCACCACGAAGCCGGGCAACTGGCGCTCCAGTGTCTCCAGGAAGGCGTGCCACCGCCCGATCTTCGGCAGCTCCTGCGCCCAGAGTGCCGCCAACCTTCCAGCCTCTGGACTCAATTCCTGTCGGAGATAGTAATCATCATCCGTTCGCCAATACCGCCTGGCTACCTCCAACAATTGATCCCCAGTCAATGACGTCACCATTCGCTTCCCCTCAAAGCAGGTAGTCGCCAAATTGGACGGGTGGAGCCTTCGACTGACACTTCCTTGTCATTTGCGCTCCTTCGATGGAAGCAGCGATAAATGGCATCTATGACAATCGTTGTCGAAGAGCCCGAGCATCCCCCACAGGAGCAGGCAAGGAACCACGCTCAAGCAGCCCCGCCGTCTGCTCTCATCCGATGTTGAGCGGCCTCTGGCACTTCGCACCTCTCTCAATGGATGCACCCATGATCATATCGGGACCTCCGAGCGCCCATGCCGTCGTCCAACTCATGTGATTGCGGCAAGTCTGGCCCCCAACAGTTGGGGGCACGGGAAGTGCCCACCCAGGGGCCCTCCCGCACTTCATGTGGATTCGCCGCGAGGAGGTCCCTGGTGAATGAGGAGCGCTGCCGCGCATTCCGGTCCCGCTGCCCCACGGCGAGCGGCCCTCCCCCGTGCGCTCGACGGTTCGCGGGACCTGCCTGGAGGATGCGCCTCGGCGGTTGGCACATGGCTCGAACCTGTCCGACTGTCGGACAAGTTCTGGTAAGCAGCGGCTGGCGGGGCGTCCCCATGGACTCCGTTACTGTCGTGCCCATCTCGAATCTGGGCTCCACGCCAAGTGCAAGAGAGCCCCCAGGCGGCAACCT
The DNA window shown above is from Corallococcus soli and carries:
- a CDS encoding serine/threonine protein kinase, coding for MSRDSLEAGRFGLGAGHVLLSAEWLPPGTRVERWEVVGRLGAGGYGTTYSVRRAGRARGRLYALKLSRRPGERWFAREAALLARVRHRAVVRLITHGIWRLGPVEHPYLVMEYVEGESLYEWALARNPTARQVALLLAQVLEALAAAHARGAMHRDFKGDNVQVTLDGKVKLLDWGAGWYAGAPTLTQTARLPPGSPRYYSPQLLRWRASAERRPGALEPYTYSVADEMYAVGVTFYRLLVDQYPALPWLVPIEPLVSQGLGSLKDLNPRVPTLLESIILRLLAFAPEQRPEGTASVAREVRRALAVADAAWEAPLFGWRERTSSGSRTTLEAAEAKGPVMPGQEVALREARARHVEEVHRLREVRELRQRDPAKVAEVEARAFRAARGGGWRSHPLRWAVVPVLLAGLLLAGLASWRLEHVPGVVAPVPGVQQMAPSPGPYQARAPLAGEALPPALFQQEKEDMTLRAPRQAAVNSSPVRAGALGKLKRCTLAAGAVAFTACAGAQIRPDPTRCPEGALEAMRKLSMNETGSASILTDINQPGNNSEELIVRDGPIVSLTVESYGDLPTGTRLYGQLWTGGGRVTGRYTRAELPDRRVIPVCLVYGNLDGGEWLPGSKAGAVRMPRTWAYRVVHAFP
- a CDS encoding DUF2381 family protein yields the protein MFASRAVVLPMLVMALVAAAPARAGAPDRRVHQERRLVVRADEATTLHLLRVAPGVVTTVVFNDDILPSSVDTKALAPLFAQVKVYPGVMVLRPSVAMPDSARPLVTARFAGEDAPRQVTFLLVTDPKEVDTLVEVSRHALSPEALGEELALLRGQCAATEAGFALLRAQCAQTGLGGAVLIGALGPEAVSFERPTKALNGPGLEVMGSTVLYRHLTTRVLAFTLGNALEAAPWVPGVARLTLLEADGKPGRVVLEAPVRMLEARLTPGMRGKVVVEWHMPKGLAPGARYLMEAWNQEGDRAVRWEGLSL